The Phragmites australis chromosome 15, lpPhrAust1.1, whole genome shotgun sequence genome window below encodes:
- the LOC133892648 gene encoding lon protease homolog, mitochondrial isoform X1 has translation MLRAATAAAALFPARFAAAPPAAAAEVRPPLLRVLGALRGGRGLMLGTRARFCSNSSASDSEAAAAEAEAKAEDATVADGEADGKASSAIVSTNPRPEDCLTVVALPLPHRPLFPGFYMPIYVKDQKLLQALIENRKRSVPYAGAFLLKDEEGTDPNIVTGSDSEKSIDDLKGKDLLKRLHEVGTLAQITSIQGDQVVLLGHRRLRITEMVEEDPLTVKVDHLKEKPYNKEDDVIKATTFEVISTLREVLKTSSLWKDHVQTYTQHMGDFNYPRLADFGAAISGANKLLCQEVLEELDVYKRLKLTLELVKKEMEISKLQQSIAKAIEEKISGDQRRYLLNEQLKAIKKELGLETDDKTALSAKFKERIESKKDKCPTHVLQVIEEELTKLQLLEASSSEFNVTRNYLDWLTVLPWGNYSDENFDVHHAQQILDEDHYGLSDVKERILEFIAVGKLRGTSQGKIICLSGPPGVGKTSIGRSIARALNRKFYRFSVGGLADVAEIKGHRRTYVGAMPGKMVQCLKSVGTANPLVLIDEIDKLGRGHSGDPASALLELLDPEQNVNFLDHYLDVPIDLSKVLFVCTANVIEMIPNPLLDRMENIAIAGYITDEKMHIAQDYLEKNTREACGIKPEQVEVTDAALLALIENYCREAGVRNLQKQIEKIYRKIALQLVRQGVSNEPVQEALSVTASEEPTVADSAAEKVENLKDPAVEDASLANNITKPASEEANEVDLRKEAVVHDVHPTETSKEASLSEGNKGTEGAKEEAVGKAIEKVVVDSSNLDDFVGKPVFQAERIYEQTPVGVVMGLAWTAMGGSTLYIETAKVEEGEAKGALVLTGQLGDVMKESAQIAHTVGRAILLEKEPDNLFFANSKLHLHVPAGATPKDGPSAGCTMITSMLSLAMGKPVKKDLAMTGEVTLTGRILPIGGVKEKTIAARRSAIKTLIFPSANKRDYDELAPNVKEGLEVHFVDTYSEIYDLAFQSDAGQKQASS, from the exons ATGCTGCGCGCCGCCACGGCTGCCGCAGCACTCTTCCCGGCGCGgttcgccgccgcgccgccggcggcggcggcggaggtgaggCCCCCGCTGCTCAGGGTCCTCGGGGCTCTGAGAGGCGGCCGCGGCTTGATGCTAGGGACGAGGGCGCGGTTCTGCTCCAACTCCTCCGCGAGCGACTCCgaggctgcggcggcggaggcggaggcgaagGCCGAGGATGCCACCGTTGCGGACGGTGAGGCGGACGGCAAGGCGTCCTCCGCCATCGTGTCCACCAACCCCCGGCCTGAGGACTGCTTAACG GTTGTAGCATTGCCTCTTCCACATCGACCGCTCTTTCCTGGATTTTACATGCCGATCTATGTAAAG GACCAAAAGCTGTTGCAAGCCCTAATAGAAAATCGCAAAAGATCAGTTCCGTATGCTGGTGCCTTTCTACTGAAGGATGAAGAAGGTACTGACCCTAATATTGTGACTGGTTCAGATTCAGAGAAAAGCATTGATGATCTCAAAGGGAAAGATCTGCTGAAGCGCCTTCATGAAGTTGGGACGCTTGCTCAG ATTACTAGCATTCAAGGGGATCAGGTAGTGCTACTTGGTCACCGGCGTTTACGGATAACTGAGATG GTTGAAGAGGATCCACTCACAGTAAAAGTTGACCATCTAAAG GAAAAGCCCTACAACAAGGAGGATGATGTTATAAAAGCTACCACATTTGAAGTTATATCAACTTTAAGGGAAGTTCTAAAGACAAGTTCCCTTTGGAAAGATCATGTGCAAACCTATACACAG CACATGGGTGATTTTAACTACCCGAGGTTAGCAGACTTTGGTGCTGCTATCTCTGGTGCCAACAAGTTGCTTTGCCAGGAGGTGCTTGAGGAATTAGAT GTATATAAGCGTTTGAAGTTAACTCTTGAGTTAGTAAAGAAGGAGATGGAGATTAGTAAGTTGCAG CAATCCATAGCAAAAGCTATCGAAGAAAAAATTAGTGGAGATCAGCGACGCTATTTATTGAATGAGCAACTTAAGGCGATCAAGAAG GAGCTTGGTTTGGAGACTGATGACAAAACAGCATTGTCTG CAAAGTTTAAGGAACGGATTGAATCAAAGAAGGACAAGTGTCCTACTCATGTTTTACAAGTCATTGAAGAAGAGCTTACCAAGCTTCAGCTGTTAGAAGCCAGTTCTAGTGAGTTCAATGTAACTCGCAATTATTTGGACTGGCTGACAGTATTGCCGTGGGGAAATTATAG TGATGAAAACTTTGATGTCCACCACGCTCAACAAATCCTTGATGAAGACCATTATGGTTTGAGTGATGTTAAAGAGAGAATATTGGAGTTCATAGCAGTTGGGAAGTTAAGAGGGACTTCACAAG GAAAAATCATATGTCTTTCTGGGCCGCCAGGAGTTGGTAAAACCAGTATTGGTCGCTCAATTGCACGTGCATTGAACCGCAAGTTCTACAGATTCTCTGTCGGAGGTTTGGCTGATGTGGCTGAAATCAAG GGGCATCGGCGCACGTATGTTGGTGCAATGCCAGGGAAGATGGTGCAATGTCTTAAATCTGTTGGGACAGCAAATCCTCTAGTATTGATAGATGAGATTGACAAG CTTGGGAGGGGGCATTCTGGTGATCCTGCTAGTGCATTGTTGGAACTTCTCGACCCGGAGCAGAATGTTAATTTCCTAGATCACTACCTTGATGTTCCTATTGACCTATCCAAG GTTCTGTTTGTTTGCACAGCAAATGTTATTGAGATGATACCAAATCCATTACTGGATAGGATGGAGAACATTGCAATAGCTGGTTATATAACTGATGAGAAGATGCATATTGCTCAGGACTATCTAGAGAAGAATACTAGAGAGGCTTGTGGCATTAAACCGGAACAG GTTGAAGTTACAGATGCTGCTCTTCTTGCCCTTATCGAAAATTACTGCCGTGAAGCAGGAGTGCGGAACCTTCAAAAGCAGATTGAGAAAATTTACCGTAAG ATAGCTCTACAGCTAGTTCGCCAAGGGGTATCAAATGAGCCAGTTCAAGAGGCTCTCAGTGTCACAGCAAGCGAGGAACCTACTGTTGCTGATAGTGCTGCAGAGAAGGTTGAGAATTTGAAGGATCCTGCTGTAGAAGACGCTTCCTTGGCCAACAATATTACTAAACCTGCCTCTGAGGAAGCTAATGAAGTGGATTTAAGGAAAGAAGCAGTAGTTCATGATGTGCATCCAACTGAAACTTCCAAAGAAGCCAGTTTATCTGAG GGTAACAAGGGTACAGAGGGAGCTAAAGAAGAGGCAGTAGGCAAGGCAATTGAGAAGGTAGTGGTTGATTCATCAAACCTTGATGATTTTGTTGGGAAACCTGTGTTCCAGGCTGAGCGTATATATGAGCAGACTCCTGTTGGAGTGGTCATGGGTTTAGCTTGGACTGCTATGGGTGGTTCTACTTTATACATTGAAACAGCAAAAGTGGAGGAAGGCGAAGCGAAAGGTGCACTTGTGCTGACGGGACAGCTTGGAGATGTCATGAAAGAGAGTGCTCAGATTGCGCACACAGTTGGCAGAGCTATATTACTAGAGAAAGAGCCAGATAATCTATTTTTTGCGAACTCAAAGCTGCACTTGCATGTTCCTGCAGGGGCCACCCCTAAGGATGGCCCTAGTGCTGGATGTACCATGATCACATCAATGCTGTCCTTAGCTATGGGAAAGCCTGTCAAGAAGGACCTCGCAATGACTGGTGAAGTAACGTTAACTGGCAGAATCCTCCCAATTGGAGGG GTCAAAGAGAAGACCATTGCTGCAAGAAGAAGTGCAATCAAGACACTCATATTTCCGTCAGCGAATAAAAGGGATTACGATGAGCTTGCTCCTAATGTGAAGGAAGGCCTCGAAGTTCATTTTGTTGACACATACAGTGAAATATATGATTTAGCTTTTCAGAGCGATGCGGGACAGAAACAAGCTAGCAGCTGA
- the LOC133892648 gene encoding lon protease homolog, mitochondrial isoform X2, which produces MPIYVKDQKLLQALIENRKRSVPYAGAFLLKDEEGTDPNIVTGSDSEKSIDDLKGKDLLKRLHEVGTLAQITSIQGDQVVLLGHRRLRITEMVEEDPLTVKVDHLKEKPYNKEDDVIKATTFEVISTLREVLKTSSLWKDHVQTYTQHMGDFNYPRLADFGAAISGANKLLCQEVLEELDVYKRLKLTLELVKKEMEISKLQQSIAKAIEEKISGDQRRYLLNEQLKAIKKELGLETDDKTALSAKFKERIESKKDKCPTHVLQVIEEELTKLQLLEASSSEFNVTRNYLDWLTVLPWGNYSDENFDVHHAQQILDEDHYGLSDVKERILEFIAVGKLRGTSQGKIICLSGPPGVGKTSIGRSIARALNRKFYRFSVGGLADVAEIKGHRRTYVGAMPGKMVQCLKSVGTANPLVLIDEIDKLGRGHSGDPASALLELLDPEQNVNFLDHYLDVPIDLSKVLFVCTANVIEMIPNPLLDRMENIAIAGYITDEKMHIAQDYLEKNTREACGIKPEQVEVTDAALLALIENYCREAGVRNLQKQIEKIYRKIALQLVRQGVSNEPVQEALSVTASEEPTVADSAAEKVENLKDPAVEDASLANNITKPASEEANEVDLRKEAVVHDVHPTETSKEASLSEGNKGTEGAKEEAVGKAIEKVVVDSSNLDDFVGKPVFQAERIYEQTPVGVVMGLAWTAMGGSTLYIETAKVEEGEAKGALVLTGQLGDVMKESAQIAHTVGRAILLEKEPDNLFFANSKLHLHVPAGATPKDGPSAGCTMITSMLSLAMGKPVKKDLAMTGEVTLTGRILPIGGVKEKTIAARRSAIKTLIFPSANKRDYDELAPNVKEGLEVHFVDTYSEIYDLAFQSDAGQKQASS; this is translated from the exons ATGCCGATCTATGTAAAG GACCAAAAGCTGTTGCAAGCCCTAATAGAAAATCGCAAAAGATCAGTTCCGTATGCTGGTGCCTTTCTACTGAAGGATGAAGAAGGTACTGACCCTAATATTGTGACTGGTTCAGATTCAGAGAAAAGCATTGATGATCTCAAAGGGAAAGATCTGCTGAAGCGCCTTCATGAAGTTGGGACGCTTGCTCAG ATTACTAGCATTCAAGGGGATCAGGTAGTGCTACTTGGTCACCGGCGTTTACGGATAACTGAGATG GTTGAAGAGGATCCACTCACAGTAAAAGTTGACCATCTAAAG GAAAAGCCCTACAACAAGGAGGATGATGTTATAAAAGCTACCACATTTGAAGTTATATCAACTTTAAGGGAAGTTCTAAAGACAAGTTCCCTTTGGAAAGATCATGTGCAAACCTATACACAG CACATGGGTGATTTTAACTACCCGAGGTTAGCAGACTTTGGTGCTGCTATCTCTGGTGCCAACAAGTTGCTTTGCCAGGAGGTGCTTGAGGAATTAGAT GTATATAAGCGTTTGAAGTTAACTCTTGAGTTAGTAAAGAAGGAGATGGAGATTAGTAAGTTGCAG CAATCCATAGCAAAAGCTATCGAAGAAAAAATTAGTGGAGATCAGCGACGCTATTTATTGAATGAGCAACTTAAGGCGATCAAGAAG GAGCTTGGTTTGGAGACTGATGACAAAACAGCATTGTCTG CAAAGTTTAAGGAACGGATTGAATCAAAGAAGGACAAGTGTCCTACTCATGTTTTACAAGTCATTGAAGAAGAGCTTACCAAGCTTCAGCTGTTAGAAGCCAGTTCTAGTGAGTTCAATGTAACTCGCAATTATTTGGACTGGCTGACAGTATTGCCGTGGGGAAATTATAG TGATGAAAACTTTGATGTCCACCACGCTCAACAAATCCTTGATGAAGACCATTATGGTTTGAGTGATGTTAAAGAGAGAATATTGGAGTTCATAGCAGTTGGGAAGTTAAGAGGGACTTCACAAG GAAAAATCATATGTCTTTCTGGGCCGCCAGGAGTTGGTAAAACCAGTATTGGTCGCTCAATTGCACGTGCATTGAACCGCAAGTTCTACAGATTCTCTGTCGGAGGTTTGGCTGATGTGGCTGAAATCAAG GGGCATCGGCGCACGTATGTTGGTGCAATGCCAGGGAAGATGGTGCAATGTCTTAAATCTGTTGGGACAGCAAATCCTCTAGTATTGATAGATGAGATTGACAAG CTTGGGAGGGGGCATTCTGGTGATCCTGCTAGTGCATTGTTGGAACTTCTCGACCCGGAGCAGAATGTTAATTTCCTAGATCACTACCTTGATGTTCCTATTGACCTATCCAAG GTTCTGTTTGTTTGCACAGCAAATGTTATTGAGATGATACCAAATCCATTACTGGATAGGATGGAGAACATTGCAATAGCTGGTTATATAACTGATGAGAAGATGCATATTGCTCAGGACTATCTAGAGAAGAATACTAGAGAGGCTTGTGGCATTAAACCGGAACAG GTTGAAGTTACAGATGCTGCTCTTCTTGCCCTTATCGAAAATTACTGCCGTGAAGCAGGAGTGCGGAACCTTCAAAAGCAGATTGAGAAAATTTACCGTAAG ATAGCTCTACAGCTAGTTCGCCAAGGGGTATCAAATGAGCCAGTTCAAGAGGCTCTCAGTGTCACAGCAAGCGAGGAACCTACTGTTGCTGATAGTGCTGCAGAGAAGGTTGAGAATTTGAAGGATCCTGCTGTAGAAGACGCTTCCTTGGCCAACAATATTACTAAACCTGCCTCTGAGGAAGCTAATGAAGTGGATTTAAGGAAAGAAGCAGTAGTTCATGATGTGCATCCAACTGAAACTTCCAAAGAAGCCAGTTTATCTGAG GGTAACAAGGGTACAGAGGGAGCTAAAGAAGAGGCAGTAGGCAAGGCAATTGAGAAGGTAGTGGTTGATTCATCAAACCTTGATGATTTTGTTGGGAAACCTGTGTTCCAGGCTGAGCGTATATATGAGCAGACTCCTGTTGGAGTGGTCATGGGTTTAGCTTGGACTGCTATGGGTGGTTCTACTTTATACATTGAAACAGCAAAAGTGGAGGAAGGCGAAGCGAAAGGTGCACTTGTGCTGACGGGACAGCTTGGAGATGTCATGAAAGAGAGTGCTCAGATTGCGCACACAGTTGGCAGAGCTATATTACTAGAGAAAGAGCCAGATAATCTATTTTTTGCGAACTCAAAGCTGCACTTGCATGTTCCTGCAGGGGCCACCCCTAAGGATGGCCCTAGTGCTGGATGTACCATGATCACATCAATGCTGTCCTTAGCTATGGGAAAGCCTGTCAAGAAGGACCTCGCAATGACTGGTGAAGTAACGTTAACTGGCAGAATCCTCCCAATTGGAGGG GTCAAAGAGAAGACCATTGCTGCAAGAAGAAGTGCAATCAAGACACTCATATTTCCGTCAGCGAATAAAAGGGATTACGATGAGCTTGCTCCTAATGTGAAGGAAGGCCTCGAAGTTCATTTTGTTGACACATACAGTGAAATATATGATTTAGCTTTTCAGAGCGATGCGGGACAGAAACAAGCTAGCAGCTGA
- the LOC133893344 gene encoding serine/threonine-protein kinase TIO-like, which yields MGIEDYHVTELVGEGSFGKVYKGRRKYTRQTVAMKFILKPGKTDKDIHNLRQEIEGSIRRCRESLGFINLSCPVAFNV from the exons ATGGGGATAGAAGATTACCATGTGACcgagctcgtcggggagggCTCCTTTGGGAAGGTCTACAAGGGTAGGCGCAAGTACACTCGCCAG ACTGTCGCCATGAAGTTCATTCTTAAGCCGGGGAAGACCGATAAGGATATACACAACCTTAGGCAGGAGATTGAG GGATCAATCCGCCGATGCAGAGAGAGCCTTGGATTTATAAATCTATCGTGCCCTGTCGCATTTAATGTGTAA
- the LOC133891949 gene encoding uncharacterized protein LOC133891949 — MADCNGNSSASSTIGEEAFIEKKYGGIAPKKHLISKDHERAYFDSADWVLGKQASNSSSARAGIESLKPKLKRTPHHQLPPRKPTCASS; from the exons ATGGCAGACTGCAACGGCAATTCATCGGCCTCGTCGACTATTGGAGAAGAG GCTTTCATTGAGAAGAAGTATGGAGGAATTGCACCTAAGAAGCATTTGATTTCAAAG GATCATGAGCGCGCCTATTTCGACTCTGCTGACTGGGTCCTTGGGAAG CAAGCTTCAAACAGCAGCAGTGCACGGGCTGGTATCGAATCCTTGAAGCCAAAGCTAAAG AGGACTCCTCATCACCAGCTTCCCCCTCGCAAGCCGACCTGCGCGTCCAGCTGA